One stretch of Calonectris borealis chromosome 5, bCalBor7.hap1.2, whole genome shotgun sequence DNA includes these proteins:
- the SLC35C1 gene encoding GDP-fucose transporter 1, which produces MSRAQLTRTGILRMALGGGAGDPLLPAEGGGDRRAPFLLRALRIAVVVCLYWFTSIAMVFLNKYLLDSPSLRLDAPLFVTFFQCALTAALCLGLSLGAACGPPCPGLPALRLDPKVSRSVLPLSAVFIGMVTSNNLCLKHVGVAFYNVGRSLTTVFNVLLSYLLLKQTTSIYALLACGVIIGGFWLGVDQEGAEGTLSWTGIFFGILASLCVSLNAIYTKKVLPVVDGSIWRLTFYNNVNACVLFFPLMMLLGEFRTLYHFDKLGSPSFWGMMTLGGVFGFAIGYVTGLQIKFTSPLTHNVSGTAKACAQTVLAVIYFEETKSFLWWTSNLMVLGGSFAYTWVKGLEMRKVQEDPNVKSNERNETGV; this is translated from the exons ATGAGCAGGGCGCAGCTGACGCGGACGGGGATCCTGCGGATGGCGCTGGGCGGCGGTGCCGGCGACCCGCTGCTGccggcggagggcggcggggaccGGCGGGCGCCCTTCCTGCTGCGGGCCCTGCGTATCGCCGTGGTGGTTTGCCTCTACTGGTTCACCTCCATCGCCATGGTCTTCCTCAACAAGTACCTGCTGGACAGCCCCTCGCTGCGCCTCGACGCCCCCCTCTTCGTCACCTTCTTCCAGTGTGCCCTGACGGCCGCCCTCTGCCTGGGCCTCAGCCTGGGGGCCGCCTGCgggcccccctgccccggccTGCCTGCCCTCCGCCTCGACCCCAAGGTGTCCCGCAGCGTCCTGCCCCTCTCTGCCGTCTTCATCGGCATGGTCACCTCCAACAACCTCTGCCTCAAGCACGTCGGCGTGGCCTTCTACAACGTGGGGCGCTCCCTCACCACCGTCTTCAACGTGCTGCTCTCCTACCTGCTCCTCAAGCAGACCACCTCCATCTATGCCCTCCTGGCCTGCGGAGTCATCATAG GTGGCTTCTGGCTGGGTGTTGACCAGGAAGGAGCAGAGGGCACTCTGTCGTGGACAGGTATATTCTTTGGGATCTTAGCAAGCCTGTGTGTCTCACTCAATGCCATCTACACCAAGAAGGTGCTGCCTGTGGTGGATGGTAGCATCTGGCGCCTGACCTTCTACAACAACGTCAATGCTTGTGTCCTGTTCTTCCCCCTCATGATGCTGCTGGGCGAGTTCCGCACCCTCTACCACTTTGACAAGCTGGGGAGCCCCAGTTTTTGGGGCATGATGACCCTGGGGGGAGTGTTTGGCTTTGCCATTGGGTATGTGACTGGACTTCAGATTAAGTTCACTAGCCCACTCACCCACAACGTGTCTGGAACAGCCAAGGCCTGTGCCCAAACAGTGCTGGCTGTTATCTACTTTGAGGAGACAAAGAGCTTCTTGTGGTGGACGAGTAACTTGATGGTTCTGGGGGGCTCCTTCGCCTACACGTGGGTGAAAGGGCTGGAGATGAGAAAGGTGCAAGAGGATCCTAATGTCAAAAGCAACGAAAGAAATGAGACTGGTGTGTAG
- the CRY2 gene encoding cryptochrome-2, with translation MAAAASGPAAAPALCRSVHWFRRGLRLHDNPALQEALRDAASLRCIYILDPWFAASSAVGINRWRFLLQSLEDLDNSLRKLNSRLFVVRGQPTDVFPRLFKEWGVTRLTFEYDSEPFGKERDAAIVKLAKEAGVEVVIENSHTLYDLDRIIELNGHKPPLTYKRFQAIISRMELPKKPVSTVMSQQMETCKVDIQENHDDVYGVPSLEELGFPTDGLAPAVWQGGETEALARLDKHLERKAWVANYERPRMNANSLLASPTGLSPYLRFGCLSCRLFYYRLWELYKKVKRNSTPPLSLYGQLLWREFFYTAATNNPKFDRMEGNPICIQIPWDRNPEALAKWAEGKTGFPWIDAIMTQLRQEGWIHHLARHAVACFLTRGDLWISWESGVRVFDELLLDADFSVNAGSWMWLSCSAFFQQFFHCYCPVGFGRRTDPSGDYVKRYLPKLKGFPSRYIYEPWNAPESVQKAAKCIIGVDYPKPMVNHAETSRLNIERMKQIYQQLSRYRGLCLLASVPSCVEDLSGPVADSASGQGCSTSTAMRLSQADQASPKRKHEGAEELCTEELYKRAKVTCLPAPEIPGKSL, from the exons ATGGCGGCGGCCGCCTCGGGCCCGGCTGCGGCTCCGGCCCTTTGCCGGTCGGTGCATTGGTTTCGCCGCGGGCTGCGTCTCCACGACAATCCGGCGCTGCAGGAAGCGTTACGTGACGCCGCGTCCCTCCGTTGCATCTATATCCTGGACCCCTGGTTCGCCGCTTCCTCCGCCGTAGGCATCAACCGCTGGCG aTTTCTGCTCCAATCTCTGGAAGATCTGGACAACAGTTTAAGGAAACTCAACTCTCGCTTGTTTGTTGTGCGAGGGCAGCCAACAGATGTCTTCCCAAGACTCTTTAAA GAATGGGGAGTCACTCGTCTCACCTTCGAATACGACTCGGAGCCGTTTGGTAAGGAGAGAGATGCAGCTATCGTCAAACTGGCCAAGGAGGCTGGCGTGGAGGTGGTGATAGAGAATTCCCACACGCTCTATGACCTGGACAG AATAATCGAGCTGAACGGCCATAAGCCACCCCTCACCTACAAGCGCTTCCAGGCCATCATTAGCCGTATGGAGCTCCCAAAGAAGCCGGTGAGCACTGTCATGAGCCAGCAGATGGAGACGTGTAAAGTGGACATCCAGGAGAACCATGACGATGTGTATGgagtcccatccctggaagaaCTGG GCTTTCCTACAGATGGTCTTGCCCCTGCAGTTTGGCAAGGAGGGGAGACGGAAGCCTTGGCACGGCTGGATAAACACTTGGAAAGAAAG GCATGGGTTGCAAATTACGAACGACCAAGGATGAACGCCAATTCATTGCTGGCCAGCCCTACAGGACTCAGTCCCTACCTGCGTTTTGGCTGCTTGTCCTGCCGCTTGTTCTACTATCGTCTCTGGGAGCTGTATAAGAAG GTAAAGCGGAACAGCACACCCCCCCTCTCTCTGTATGGACAGCTTCTGTGGCGGGAGTTCTTCTACACAGCAGCCACAAACAACCCGAAGTTTGATCGTATGGAGGGGAACCCCATCTGCATCCAAATCCCCTGGGACAGGAACCCTGAAGCCTTGGCAAAGTGGGCAGAGGGCAAGACAGGCTTCCCTTGGATCGATGCAATCATGACCCAGCTGAGACAGGAAGGGTGGATCCACCATCTGGCCAGGCACGCGGTGGCCTGCTTCCTGACCAGGGGCGACCTCTGGATCAGCTGGGAGTCAGGAGTCAGG GTATTTGATGAGCTGTTGCTGGATGCAGATTTCAGCGTCAATGCAGGCAGCTGGATGTGGCTTTCATGCAGTGCATTCTTCCAGCAGTTCTTCCACTGTTACTGCCCTGTGGGCTTCGGACGTCGCACAGACCCCAGTGGTGACTACGTTAA GAGGTATCTGCCCAAACTAAAGGGTTTTCCCTCACGATACATCTATGAACCATGGAATGCCCCAGAATCTGTGCAGAAGGCAGCCAAGTGCATCATTGGGGTGGACTATCCCAAACCCATGGTGAACCACGCGGAGACCAGCCGACTGAACATCGAACGCATGAAGCAGATCTACCAGCAGCTGTCGCGCTACAGGGGGCTCT GTTTACTGGCATCAGTCCCTTCGTGTGTGGAAGATCTCAGTGGCCCAGTTGCAGACTCAGCttcagggcagggctgcagcaccaGTACAG CGATGAGGCTGTCGCAAGCAGACCAGGCTTCTCCAAAGCGCAAACATGAGGGAGCAGAAGAGCTGTGCACTGAAGAACTGTACAAACGAGCCAAAGTGACATGTCTCCCTGCTCCAGAGATCCCTGGCAAGAGTTTATGA